In Tachysurus vachellii isolate PV-2020 chromosome 10, HZAU_Pvac_v1, whole genome shotgun sequence, the following proteins share a genomic window:
- the ppp1cb gene encoding serine/threonine-protein phosphatase PP1-beta catalytic subunit: protein MAEGELNVDSLISRLLEVRGCRPGKIVQMTEAEVRGLCIKSREIFLSQPILLELEAPLKICGDIHGQYTDLLRLFEYGGFPPEANYLFLGDYVDRGKQSLETICLLLAYKIKYPENFFLLRGNHECASINRIYGFYDECKRRFNIKLWKTFTDCFNCLPIAAIIDEKIFCCHGGLSPDLQSMEQIRRIMRPTDVPDTGLLCDLLWSDPDKDVQGWGENDRGVSFTFGADVVSKFLNRHDLDLICRAHQVVEDGYEFFAKRQLVTLFSAPNYCGEFDNAGGMMSVDESLMCSFQILKPSEKKAKYQYGGVNSGRPVTPPRTTQAPKKR, encoded by the exons ATGGCGGAAGGTGAACTGAACGTAGACAGCCTCATCTCTCGGCTCTTGGAAG tgagaGGATGTCGCCCAGGGAAGATTGTACAGATGACGGAGGCCGAGGTTCGAGGTCTGTGTATTAAATCCAGAGAGATCTTCCTCAGTCAGCCCATCCTGCTGGAGCTCGAGGCACCACTCAAAATCTGTG GTGATATCCATGGGCAGTACACCGACCTGCTGAGGCTGTTTGAGTACGGCGGGTTTCCCCCAGAGGCAAACTATCTGTTCCTGGGTGATTATGTTGACCGAGGGAAGCAGTCCCTCGAGACCATCTGCCTGCTGCTGGCCTACAAGATCAAATACCCTGAGAACTTCTTCCTGCTCAGGGGCAACCACGAGTGCGCCTCCATCAACCGCATCTACGGCTTCTACGACGAGT GTAAGCGCAGGTTCAACATAAAGCTGTGGAAAACATTCACCGACTGCTTTAACTGCCTCCCCATCGCTGCCATCATCGACGAGAAGATTTTCTGCTGCCATGGAG GTCTCTCACCTGACCTGCAGTCTATGGAGCAAATCCGAAGGATCATGAGGCCCACAGACGTTCCtgatacag gtctGCTGTGTGATCTCTTGTGGTCCGACCCTGATAAAGACGTGCAGGGTTGGGGAGAGAACGACCGGGGTGTGTCCTTCACCTTTGGAGCTGACGTGGTCAGTAAATTCCTCAACCGTCACGATCTGGACCTGATCTGCAGAGCGCACCAG GTGGTGGAGGACGGGTACGAGTTCTTTGCGAAGCGGCAGTTGGTCACTCTGTTCTCAGCCCCGAATTATTGTGGAGAGTTCGACAACGCCGGGGGCATGATGAGTGTCGACGAGTCCCTCATGTGCTCCTTTCAG atcctGAAGCCCTCAGAGAAGAAGGCTAAGTATCAGTATGGAGGTGTGAACTCGGGCCGCCCCGTCACACCTCCCCGCACCACACAGGCCCCGAAGAAGAGGTGA
- the LOC132851969 gene encoding uncharacterized protein LOC132851969 codes for MIFSPAVHLCICPSLYLSISVSVHLCICPSLYLSISVSVHLSLYPSISVSVHLSLYLSISLCICPSLYLSISLCICPSLYLSISVSVHLSLYLSISLCICPSLSVSVHLSLCICPSLSVSVHLCICPSLSVSVHLSLYLSISLCICPSLSLYLSISLCICPSLSVSVHLSLYLSISLSLYLSISLSLYLSISLFFCLSLPLSLPFSLPLHSFSATPLILSALPHSLCPPTLSVPLSPAFSLPPHSLYFCPPTLFLPLPLSISAPQSFLSLSLPLSLGPSHPLSASPLCPSLPPSLSAPPTLSLCPTPDSIR; via the exons ATGATCTTTTCACCTGCTGTCCATCTCtgtatctgtccatctctgtatctgtccatctctgtatctgtccatctctgtatctgtccatctctgtatctgtccatctctgtatctgtccatctctctctgtatccgtccatctctgtatctgtccatctctctctgtatctgtccatctctctctgtatctgtccatctctgtatctgtccatctctctctgtatctgtccatctctgtatctgtccatctctgtatctgtccatctctctctgtatctgtccatctctctctgtatctgtccatctctctctgtatctgtccatctctctctctgtatctgtccatctctctctgtatctgtccatctctgtatctgtccatctctctctgtatctgtccatctctctctgtatctgtccatctctctctgtatctgtccatctctctctctgtatctgtccatctctctctgtatctgtccatctctctctgtatctgtccatctctctctgtatctgtccatctctc tctctctgtatctgtccatctctctctctctgtatctgtccatctctctctttttctgtctttctctgcccctctccctccctttctccctgCCTCTACACTCTTTTTCTGCCAcccctctcattctctctgcccTCCCACATTCTCTCTGCCCTCCCACCCTCTCTGTGCCCCTCAGTCCCGCCTTCTCTCTGCCCCCCCATTCTCTCTATTTCTGCCCTCCCACGCTCTTTCTGCCCCTCCCACTCTCTATCTCTGCCCCTCAgtccttcctctctctgtccctcccactctctctcggcccctcccaccctctctctgcctcccctCTCTGCCCCTCcctcccaccctctctctctgccccacccaccctctctctctgccccaccCCTGACAGTATCAGATAA